From one Triticum urartu cultivar G1812 chromosome 3, Tu2.1, whole genome shotgun sequence genomic stretch:
- the LOC125544459 gene encoding two-pore potassium channel 2-like codes for MIPQPENCKLMNPSSNMSSMEEPLLPLFQRNQKYSSSKQDRSKSCDVPNRCAPSFHPDTNVKASLSTLNHPPATNENTNIVSTPTLQRVHSSPSIFTSIKEAPCAHELGKQSPSAQYTPSITRQAIVSVILYISIGVTVYMTNVEGFKGKSTFKLVDALYFTIISLCTIGYGDIVPCTTFTKVFTCLFLLIGVRFVDIMLNGLLTNVLDKQRTVLLSTMDDNKLNRVFDTYMIDAEKKRSRGKMKVLLALGVVAGTISICTIIVHEVEGLNWIDSFYLSVISVTTVGYGDYGFSTTAGRLSATVCLLVSTLAVGKAFLFLTDLRMDRRNRRTTKWILQKKMDNEPLAADLDNDAAVSKSDFMIYKLKEMGKIDEKDVTMISDQFDQLGLAKCGNVALADIIGNL; via the exons ATGATACCCCAACCTGAGAACTGCAAGCTCATGAATCCTAGCTCAAATATGTCTTCCATGGAGGAGCCTCTGCTGCCTCTATTCCAGCGTAATCAGAAGTATTCTTCCTCCAAGCAAGACAGAAGCAAATCATGCGATGTCCCAAACAGGTGTGCACCTTCCTTTCATCCAGACACTAATGTCAAAGCTAGCCTCAGTACTCTCAATCATCCTCCAGCCACTAATGAAAACACCAATATAGTATCCACGCCGACTTTACAGCGGGTGCATTCTTCACCTTCTATATTCACATCAATCAAAGAAGCTCCCTGTGCACATGAGCTTGGCAAGCAAAGCCCTTCTGCACAATACACACCATCAATTACAAGGCAAGCTATTGTTAGTGTCATCCTATACATCTCAATAGGAGTCACGGTGTACATGACAAATGTTGAAGGCTTCAAGGGGAAATCCACGTTTAAGTTAGTGGATGCCCTGTACTTCACCATCATAAGCTTGTGCACCATTGGGTATGGTGACATAGTCCCTTGCACTACCTTCACAAAGGTGTTCACATGCTTGTTTCTACTAATAGGTGTTCGCTTTGTTGACATTATGCTAAATGGACTGTTGACAAATGTGCTAGACAAGCAGAGAACAGTCCTACTTAGCACAATGGATGACAATAAGCTGAACAGGGTATTTGACACATACATGATCGATGCTGAAAAGAAAAGGTCAAGAGGGAAGATGAAAGTACTACTTGCACTAGGCGTTGTTGCAGGGACTATCTCAATTTGTACAATCATAGTACATGAGGTGGAGGGCCTAAATTGGATTGACAGCTTCTATTTATCAGTCATTTCTGTGACAACAGTTGGATATGGGGATTATGGCTTCTCAACTACAGCTGGAAGGCTCTCCGCGACTGTGTGTCTGTTGGTGAGCACGTTGGCAGTTGGCAAGGCATTCTTGTTCCTAACGGATCTAAGGATGGACAGAAGGAACCGACGAACTACAAAATGGATCCTCCAGAAGAAAATGGACAATGAGCCGCTTGCTGCAGACCTTGATAACGATGCAGCTGTAAG CAAATCAGACTTTATGATCTACAAGCTGAAAGAGATGGGGAAGATCGACGAGAAAGATGTCACGATGATCTCAGACCAGTTTGATCAGCTAGGCCTTGCAAAATGTGGAAATGTTGCTCTTGCTGACATAATTGGAAACTTATGA
- the LOC125544460 gene encoding uncharacterized protein LOC125544460, with amino-acid sequence MAFASSLVAPLPPPPPAARAGWRRARAAPRRLVLAVSSRGGGSAPAPPTFDRLREQLLQLHAEADLTQSKANSARVRLVRLTEAAENLKKRAVVSVRMGRENEAVELLVQKKKLTNALENIKERIELLDKLSAKISEVISVKQNMLIEHALRPGTTNVEDSNDHIRVFSGKIDDRVDETSDSNLAGHSKRSELQMADSFTFSKDHDPTNIMDDHSAYDDFVQHIDSQLSSLQCEIDHYTSSQLAKELDTQQSINDKLHKLSTILKLITETRERIAKISDNTVSESGSDGLR; translated from the exons ATGGCCTTCGCCTCGTCGCTAGTGGCGCCGCTGCCCCCGCCGCCTCCTGCCGCGAGGGCGGGGTGGAGGCGCGCGAGGGCGGCCCCTCGGCGGCTCGTCCTGGCGGTATCCAGCCGAGGCGGCGGCTCGGCCCCGGCCCCGCCGACGTTCGACCGGCTGCGGGAGCAGCTCCTCCAACTCCACGCCGAAGCCGACCTCACCCAATCCAAAG CAAATAGTGCTCGGGTGAGGCTTGTGCGGTTGACCGAGGCCGCTGAGAATCTTAAGAAGAGAGCCGTGGTCAGTGTTCGGATGGGCAGAGAGAATGAGGCAGTGGAATTACTTGTGCAGAAGAAGAAGTTGACCAATGCTTTGGAGAACATAAAGGAGCGCATTGAGCTGCTTGACAAGCTTTCCGCAAAGATTAGTGAG GTTATTTCGGTGAAGCAGAATATGTTAATTGAACACGCGTTGCGTCCAGGGACGACTAATGTTGAGGACTCCAATGACCATATAAGGGTGTTCTCCGGTAAAATTGATGATCGGGTGGATGAGACTAGTGATTCAAACTTGGCTGGCCACTCCAAGAGAAGTGAACTTCAGATGGCTGATAGCTTCACATTCTCCAAGGATCACGACCCAACAAACATCATGGATGATCATTCTGCATATGATGATTTTGTGCAGCATATTGATTCACAGCTGAGTTCATTACAATGTGAAATTGATCACTACACCAGTTCCCAATTAGCAAAAGAGTTGGACACTCAGCAGTCTATaaatgacaagttgcacaaattgTCAACCATATTGAAGCTTATAACTGAAACTAGAGAAAG GATTGCGAAGATTTCGGATAACACAGTAAGTGAGAGTGGATCTGATGGCTTGAGATGA
- the LOC125544461 gene encoding transcription repressor MYB5-like, translating to MARRKPPAQHGARSEDGQAQSTAPPLKRGPWTAEEDEVLARFVAREGEGRWRTLPRRAGLLRCGKSCRLRWMNYLRPDIKRGPIAEDEEDLILRLHRVLGNRWSLIAGRLPGRTDNEIKNYWNSHLSKKLVAQGLDPRTHMPLAAAPGKTAAPTDKTTAAPTVRPPQPLPPPALVLPTSSAAGTGRDGRDNPGDGGNDDLAAAMSVDAHDFEGFGDQLLADYAASRGVFNDVMGCPMVDDDTFTSFLDSLMNERQLAADHKVGAI from the exons ATGGCACGACGGAAGCCGCCGGCGCAGCATGGAGCCCGGAGCGAGGACGGCCAAGCCCAGTCGACGGCGCCGCCGCTGAAGCGGGGGCCGTGGACGGCGGAGGAGGACGAGGTGCTGGCGCGGTTCGTGGCGCGGGAGGGGGAGGGGCGGTGGCGCACGCTGCCGCGGCGGGCGGGCCTGCTGCGCTGCGGCAAGAGCTGCCGCCTGCGGTGGATGAACTACCTCCGGCCGGACATCAAGCGCGGCCCCATCGCCGAGGACGAGGAGGACCTCATCCTCCGCCTCCACCGCGTCCTCGGCAACCG GTGGTCGCTGATCGCCGGGAGGCTGCCGGGGCGCACGGACAACGAGATCAAGAACTACTGGAACTCGCACCTCAGCAAGAAgctcgtcgcccagggcctcgaCCCGCGGACGCACATGCCGCTCGCCGCTGCTCCCGGCAAGACGGCAGCTCCTACCGACAAGACGACGGCGGCGCCGACGGTCAGACCGCCGCAACCTCTGCCCCCGCCAGCGCTTGTGCTGCCGACCTCGTCTGCCGCTGGAACTGGACGCGACGGCCGTGACAACCCAGGCGACGGAGGCAATGACGACCTCGCCGCGGCGATGAGCGTCGACGCCCATGACTTCGAAGGTTTCGGTGATCAGCTTCTCGCCGACTACGCTGCTTCCCGCGGAGTCTTCAACGACGTGATGGGGTGTCCAATGGTGGACGACGACACCTTCACCTCGTTCCTCGATTCCTTGATGAATGAGCGCCAGTTGGCTGCTGATCACAAGGTTGGCGCTATCTAG